The following are encoded together in the Dyella terrae genome:
- a CDS encoding peroxiredoxin: MPDVGKKVPKLKGNTGDGSELKLDSLKGQWVVVYFYPKDSTPGCTNEAKDFRDLYPKFQKRQAQVIGVSRDSVKSHANFATKQELPFPLVSDPDETWCSAFDVIHEKVLYGKRHMGVVRSTFLIDPEGRLAQEWRNVKVPGHALAVLEAIPAK; the protein is encoded by the coding sequence ATGCCCGACGTTGGCAAGAAAGTCCCCAAGCTCAAAGGCAACACCGGCGACGGCAGCGAACTGAAGCTTGACAGCCTGAAAGGTCAATGGGTGGTGGTGTACTTCTATCCGAAGGACAGCACCCCCGGTTGTACGAACGAGGCCAAGGATTTCCGCGACCTGTACCCCAAGTTCCAGAAACGCCAAGCGCAGGTGATCGGCGTCTCGCGCGATTCGGTGAAGTCCCACGCGAACTTCGCGACCAAGCAGGAGCTGCCGTTTCCGCTGGTTTCCGACCCCGACGAAACCTGGTGTAGCGCCTTCGACGTGATCCACGAAAAGGTGCTGTATGGAAAACGTCACATGGGTGTCGTACGAAGTACCTTCCTGATCGATCCCGAAGGCAGGCTGGCCCAGGAATGGCGCAACGTGAAAGTCCCAGGACACGCTCTGGCTGTGCTCGAAGCTATTCCCGCCAAGTGA
- a CDS encoding glycine cleavage system protein R, whose translation MLSHPLRAGPPQVDSLNRSSARTSSDNQLLIQTLTPSPRAPLLTLAKRIAEAGCNLADARVASIGADTSLTLLATGSWDAVAKLETALTKVARDEDVRLSFYRTGPREHHSHLLPYLIEVISADRPGILVKIIDFFDRRDIVIEQLSSLRYQAMQTGADMFQAQITIGIPAATHIAALRDDFLEFCDGLNLDAIMDPVKF comes from the coding sequence GTGCTTTCTCACCCGCTTCGTGCGGGGCCGCCACAGGTGGACTCCTTGAATCGTTCTTCCGCGCGCACCAGCAGCGACAACCAGCTGCTGATCCAGACGCTGACCCCTTCTCCGCGCGCGCCGTTGCTGACGCTGGCCAAACGCATCGCCGAAGCCGGCTGCAACCTGGCCGACGCCCGCGTGGCATCGATCGGCGCAGACACCTCACTGACCCTGCTCGCCACCGGGTCGTGGGACGCGGTGGCCAAGCTGGAGACCGCACTGACCAAGGTCGCCCGCGATGAGGACGTTCGGCTGTCGTTCTACCGCACTGGGCCGCGCGAGCATCACTCGCACCTGCTGCCCTATCTCATCGAAGTGATCTCGGCGGATCGGCCGGGCATCCTCGTGAAGATCATCGACTTCTTCGACCGCCGCGACATCGTCATCGAACAGCTCAGCTCACTGCGCTACCAGGCGATGCAGACCGGTGCGGATATGTTCCAGGCACAGATCACCATCGGCATTCCCGCGGCGACGCATATCGCCGCACTACGCGATGACTTCTTAGAGTTCTGCGATGGCCTGAACCTCGACGCCATCATGGATCCAGTGAAGTTCTGA
- the dapA gene encoding 4-hydroxy-tetrahydrodipicolinate synthase, whose translation MDIRGSICALITPFTADGGLDLVAFGKLLDYQMAGGTEGVVVAGSTGEAHMLEHDEYDRLLAFAVERVAGRIPVIAGTGEAGTAKTVALTRRAKALGAHAALVVAPYYVRPTQEGLRRHFLEVADHGGLPVLLYNVPTRTACDLLPATVAALRDHPSIVGIKEAQGSDERISALAELARPDFVYLSGDDGTACKAMLAGGAGTISVVANLVPRAFRMLCDAATAGDRGEAQRCDAVLASLVSALNCAPNPIAVKAGLPPLGLGSAAPRLPLVELEDGPDRARLREALAALASLANAA comes from the coding sequence TTGGATATTCGCGGAAGCATCTGCGCGCTGATAACGCCGTTCACGGCGGACGGCGGGCTTGATCTGGTGGCTTTCGGAAAGCTGCTGGACTACCAGATGGCCGGCGGAACCGAGGGCGTAGTGGTGGCCGGGTCCACCGGCGAGGCCCACATGCTCGAGCATGACGAGTACGACCGCCTGCTCGCCTTTGCGGTAGAGCGGGTGGCTGGACGTATTCCCGTGATCGCAGGCACCGGCGAGGCCGGCACCGCCAAGACCGTGGCGTTGACCCGCCGTGCGAAAGCCCTGGGCGCCCATGCGGCGCTGGTGGTGGCCCCGTATTACGTGCGCCCCACGCAGGAGGGGCTGCGTCGCCACTTCCTCGAGGTGGCCGATCACGGCGGCCTGCCGGTGTTGCTCTATAACGTTCCTACGCGCACGGCCTGCGACTTGCTGCCGGCGACGGTGGCCGCGCTGCGTGATCATCCGAGCATCGTGGGCATCAAGGAGGCCCAGGGTTCGGATGAGCGCATCAGCGCACTTGCGGAACTTGCGCGGCCGGATTTCGTCTATCTGTCCGGCGATGACGGCACGGCCTGCAAGGCCATGCTCGCCGGAGGGGCTGGAACGATCTCGGTGGTAGCCAATCTGGTGCCTCGTGCGTTCCGCATGCTGTGTGATGCGGCAACGGCCGGTGATCGGGGTGAGGCACAGCGTTGCGACGCCGTGCTGGCTTCACTGGTATCGGCGCTCAACTGCGCGCCGAACCCGATCGCGGTTAAGGCAGGGTTGCCCCCGCTGGGGCTGGGATCGGCGGCTCCGCGCCTGCCGTTGGTTGAATTGGAGGACGGCCCGGACCGTGCGCGACTTCGCGAAGCGCTGGCGGCTCTGGCATCCTTGGCGAATGCGGCCTGA
- the fdxA gene encoding ferredoxin FdxA, with product MTFVVTDNCIKCKYTDCVEVCPVDAFHEGPNFLVIDPDECIDCTLCEPECPINAIYPEDDVPAGQESFVVLNAELAKGWPVITERKDALADAKEWENKPDKLGLLER from the coding sequence ATGACTTTTGTCGTTACCGACAACTGCATCAAGTGCAAATACACCGATTGCGTCGAAGTTTGTCCCGTCGACGCCTTCCACGAAGGTCCCAACTTCCTTGTCATCGATCCGGACGAGTGCATCGACTGTACTCTCTGCGAGCCCGAGTGCCCGATCAATGCGATCTATCCCGAGGACGACGTCCCCGCGGGCCAGGAATCGTTTGTGGTGCTGAACGCGGAACTGGCCAAGGGCTGGCCCGTGATCACCGAGCGCAAGGATGCCCTGGCCGACGCCAAGGAATGGGAAAACAAGCCCGATAAGCTGGGCCTGCTCGAGCGCTAA
- the pcnB gene encoding polynucleotide adenylyltransferase PcnB: MNHDARTNATPALRIIPREQHVISRKNISKAALRVLYRLNEAGYQAYLVGGAVRDLLLGGHPKDFDVATSATPDEVKKLFRNCRLIGRRFRLAHVVYGPEIIEVATFRGTGEEEGEGDRHIVDGRIVRDNVWGTIEEDALRRDFRVNALYYDISDFSVRDYVGGMQDVQDRVLHLIGDPATRYREDPVRMLRAVRLAAKLDFRIDTAAAAPFAELGPLLADAAPARLFDESLKMFLSGHGLKSFRMLEQTGLLKFMFPATARALKRGDEALRALVEQGLANTDARVAEGKSVTPAFLFAVLLWGEVRDLAHTWMTKDMEPVAAWERAATHVIAEQCQRVAIPRRFTLTMEEIWGMQPRFEQVQRKRVFRLMTHPRFRAAFDFLLLRAAESPAVRQLGEWWDHAQQLPPETLAAALASGGASGGAIESNTPAPKPRKRRRRKPTSKSGGKSDQA; the protein is encoded by the coding sequence TTGAATCACGACGCAAGGACCAACGCCACGCCTGCATTGCGCATCATTCCGCGCGAGCAGCACGTGATTTCGCGCAAGAACATCAGCAAGGCAGCACTGCGCGTGCTCTACCGCCTTAATGAGGCAGGCTATCAGGCCTATCTCGTGGGGGGCGCCGTGCGCGATCTCCTGTTGGGCGGGCATCCCAAGGATTTCGACGTGGCCACCAGCGCCACGCCGGACGAGGTCAAGAAACTCTTCCGCAACTGTCGCCTGATCGGACGCCGCTTCCGTCTGGCCCATGTGGTGTATGGGCCGGAGATTATCGAGGTGGCGACGTTCCGCGGCACCGGCGAGGAAGAGGGCGAGGGTGACCGCCATATCGTAGACGGCCGCATCGTGCGCGATAACGTGTGGGGCACGATTGAAGAAGACGCGTTGCGTCGCGACTTCCGCGTCAACGCGCTTTACTACGACATCAGCGACTTCTCGGTGCGCGATTACGTGGGCGGCATGCAGGACGTGCAAGACCGCGTGTTGCATCTGATCGGCGATCCGGCCACCCGTTACCGCGAAGACCCGGTGCGCATGCTGCGCGCCGTTCGTCTCGCCGCCAAGCTCGATTTCCGCATCGATACTGCGGCGGCCGCGCCGTTCGCCGAGTTGGGCCCGCTGCTGGCCGATGCCGCGCCGGCGCGGCTGTTTGACGAATCGCTGAAGATGTTCCTTTCCGGCCACGGCCTCAAGAGCTTCCGCATGCTCGAACAGACGGGCCTGCTGAAGTTCATGTTCCCAGCCACGGCGCGCGCGCTCAAGCGCGGTGACGAGGCGCTGCGCGCACTGGTCGAACAGGGGCTGGCCAACACTGATGCCCGCGTGGCCGAAGGCAAGTCGGTGACGCCGGCCTTCCTGTTCGCCGTGCTGCTGTGGGGCGAAGTGCGCGATTTGGCCCACACCTGGATGACCAAGGATATGGAGCCAGTGGCCGCGTGGGAGCGTGCCGCGACGCACGTCATCGCTGAGCAGTGCCAGCGCGTGGCCATTCCACGCCGTTTTACGCTCACCATGGAAGAAATCTGGGGCATGCAGCCGCGCTTCGAGCAAGTGCAGCGCAAACGTGTGTTCCGCCTGATGACTCATCCTCGCTTCCGCGCTGCGTTCGATTTCCTGCTGTTGCGCGCGGCCGAATCGCCGGCGGTCCGGCAGTTGGGTGAATGGTGGGATCACGCCCAGCAGTTGCCGCCCGAAACGCTGGCGGCGGCTTTGGCGTCGGGTGGTGCCTCGGGTGGAGCGATTGAGAGCAACACCCCTGCGCCCAAGCCGCGCAAGCGGCGCAGGCGCAAACCGACCTCGAAGTCGGGTGGGAAATCGGATCAGGCGTGA
- the folK gene encoding 2-amino-4-hydroxy-6-hydroxymethyldihydropteridine diphosphokinase, with protein MTKGFVALGSNLGDARGQVLSALDALARLPQTRLLGRSSFYVTPPWGVLDQPDFINAVAHIDTALSPHDLLDALLDIERAAGRVRDGERWGPRTLDLDVLYLDGVAISDERLTLPHPRIADRAFVLLPLHDLAPDLVLPGQGRVADLLTHVDTAGCERLP; from the coding sequence GTGACCAAAGGATTCGTTGCGCTGGGCAGTAATCTCGGCGATGCGCGTGGCCAGGTGCTGAGTGCGTTGGACGCGCTGGCCCGCCTGCCGCAAACCCGGCTGCTCGGGCGTTCCTCCTTCTACGTAACGCCGCCGTGGGGCGTACTGGATCAGCCGGACTTCATCAACGCGGTGGCGCACATCGATACAGCGTTGTCGCCGCATGATTTGCTCGACGCCTTGCTGGACATCGAGCGTGCTGCCGGGCGCGTGCGTGACGGTGAGCGCTGGGGGCCGCGCACGCTCGACCTGGACGTGCTGTATCTGGATGGTGTGGCGATATCCGATGAGCGACTCACGTTACCGCACCCCCGCATAGCCGATCGAGCCTTTGTGCTGCTGCCGCTCCATGACCTGGCGCCGGACCTTGTGTTGCCGGGTCAAGGGCGTGTGGCCGACCTGCTTACCCATGTCGATACCGCTGGTTGCGAGCGCCTGCCTTGA
- the panB gene encoding 3-methyl-2-oxobutanoate hydroxymethyltransferase: MYAQKANAPTRKPVTVPALRAMKAEGRRIVMLTCYDASFAAQLEMAGIDVALVGDSLGMVIQGHKSTLPVTLDHMVYHTGIVARGLDATLLIADLPFMADRDVPHALEAGAQLVGEGGAAMVKIEGASPHILEVITALVERAIPVCAHLGLTPQSVHKFGGFRIQGRAQDAADRLVEEAKAVEAAGADLLVLEGIPTVLGERITRAVSIPTIGIGAGPHCDGQVLVIHDMLGVTPGKRPKFSKDFLAGRDSVAAAIAAYAEDVRSGTFPAPEHCFD; this comes from the coding sequence GTGTACGCGCAAAAAGCGAACGCACCCACGCGCAAGCCAGTCACCGTGCCGGCGCTGCGTGCGATGAAGGCGGAAGGCCGTCGCATCGTTATGCTGACCTGTTATGACGCGAGCTTCGCGGCGCAGTTGGAAATGGCCGGTATCGACGTGGCCTTGGTAGGCGACTCGCTGGGCATGGTGATCCAGGGGCACAAAAGCACTTTGCCGGTCACGTTGGATCACATGGTCTATCACACCGGCATCGTGGCGCGCGGGCTCGACGCGACGCTGCTCATTGCCGACCTGCCTTTCATGGCCGATCGCGATGTTCCGCATGCGCTCGAAGCCGGCGCGCAGTTGGTGGGCGAGGGCGGCGCGGCGATGGTGAAGATCGAGGGTGCGTCGCCGCATATCCTGGAAGTCATCACGGCACTGGTCGAGCGAGCTATTCCCGTCTGCGCGCACCTGGGGCTTACCCCGCAATCCGTACATAAGTTCGGTGGGTTCCGTATTCAGGGGCGTGCGCAGGATGCCGCCGACCGGCTCGTTGAAGAAGCCAAAGCGGTGGAAGCTGCTGGCGCCGACTTGCTGGTACTGGAAGGCATTCCCACGGTCCTGGGCGAACGCATCACGCGGGCTGTCTCCATTCCGACCATTGGTATCGGTGCCGGTCCGCATTGTGACGGGCAGGTGCTAGTCATCCATGACATGCTGGGTGTCACGCCGGGTAAGCGACCGAAATTCAGCAAGGATTTCCTCGCAGGACGCGACTCTGTGGCTGCGGCGATCGCGGCCTATGCCGAGGACGTGCGCAGTGGCACCTTCCCGGCACCGGAACATTGCTTCGACTGA
- the panC gene encoding pantoate--beta-alanine ligase yields the protein MQTVQDAAQLRAVIRGWRGQGLTVGFVPTMGNLHAGHHSLIKLARARAERVVASVFVNPTQFGPNEDFERYPRTLVQDQVGLAEQDCDLLFAPEVATLYPFGSQNSVSLHVPQLTETLEGAHRPGHFDGVATVVCKLFNLVQPDLAVFGQKDFQQLKVIERMVRDMSLPVKIMGAATLRAEDGLALSSRNQYLTPDQRALAPQIYATLQQMRELIAKGHAWHVVEQAAASKLARAGFEPDYAAIRRAEDLAEPGEGETDGLVALIAARLGSTRLIDNLPFD from the coding sequence ATGCAAACAGTGCAAGATGCCGCGCAACTGCGCGCCGTCATCCGCGGCTGGCGCGGCCAGGGCCTTACCGTGGGCTTCGTGCCCACCATGGGCAATCTCCATGCCGGTCACCATTCGCTAATCAAGCTGGCCCGCGCCCGGGCAGAGCGCGTGGTCGCCAGCGTCTTCGTCAATCCGACGCAGTTCGGGCCGAACGAGGATTTTGAGCGCTACCCCCGTACCTTGGTGCAGGATCAGGTCGGCCTGGCCGAGCAGGATTGCGATCTGCTGTTCGCGCCGGAAGTCGCCACGCTGTATCCATTCGGTTCCCAGAACAGCGTAAGCCTCCACGTGCCCCAGCTCACCGAGACGCTGGAAGGGGCTCATCGCCCCGGCCACTTCGACGGCGTCGCCACCGTGGTGTGCAAGCTGTTCAACCTGGTTCAGCCGGACCTGGCGGTGTTCGGTCAAAAGGATTTCCAGCAGCTCAAGGTCATCGAGCGCATGGTCCGCGACATGTCGCTGCCAGTGAAGATCATGGGCGCGGCCACCCTGCGTGCCGAAGACGGCTTGGCGCTCAGTTCGCGCAATCAGTACCTCACCCCTGACCAGCGCGCCCTGGCGCCTCAGATCTACGCCACCCTGCAGCAGATGCGAGAGCTCATCGCCAAGGGCCATGCGTGGCATGTGGTGGAGCAGGCTGCTGCGTCCAAGCTGGCGCGGGCGGGTTTCGAGCCGGACTACGCGGCCATTCGCCGCGCCGAAGACCTGGCCGAGCCAGGCGAAGGCGAGACCGACGGCCTGGTCGCCCTGATCGCAGCGCGGCTAGGCTCCACCCGGCTGATCGACAACTTGCCTTTCGACTGA
- the panD gene encoding aspartate 1-decarboxylase: protein MNLNMLKCKIHRATVTHAELHYEGSIAIDGLLLDASGMREYEQIHAWNINNGKRFVTYALRAEEGSGIISVNGSAAHRAQPGDLIIIAAFAQLSEAELEQFQPTLVYVDANNAISHTNRSIPKQMAAA from the coding sequence ATGAACCTGAACATGCTCAAGTGCAAGATTCACCGTGCCACGGTGACCCATGCCGAGCTCCACTACGAAGGCTCCATCGCCATCGACGGCCTGTTGCTCGATGCCTCTGGCATGCGCGAGTACGAACAGATCCATGCGTGGAACATCAACAACGGCAAGCGTTTCGTCACGTACGCGCTGCGTGCGGAGGAAGGCTCCGGCATCATCTCGGTGAACGGTAGCGCCGCGCATCGTGCACAGCCGGGTGACCTGATCATCATCGCTGCGTTTGCCCAGCTGTCCGAAGCGGAGCTGGAGCAGTTCCAGCCGACGCTGGTGTACGTGGACGCCAACAACGCGATTTCGCACACCAATCGCTCGATTCCGAAGCAGATGGCTGCCGCCTGA
- the pgi gene encoding glucose-6-phosphate isomerase, which produces MSPERRPSFLAEHVDRLAGTHLRELLKDAERGKRLRHRLGPILLDLSRQKLDLKALNALGAHVEASGWQAARDAMFAGAPINTSENRAVLHTALRASGSQLRSPAPQDALTEIEQTLQRIDALVKAMELGDASAFGVAPGITDVVNIGIGGSDLGPRLAVRALAPYHVPGLRSHFLTNVDGQSAYELMHQLDPKRTLVILVSKTFTTQETLLNGTVLRDWISRAYGGDKPAVSRHFLAVSANVAEAEKWGVPAAQVYPMWDFVGGRFSLWSAVGLSLAIAIGSYNFHELLRGAALVDDHFRSAAWSENLPVLLSLVEYWNRNAQGRGSRAVVPYADLLTDLTSYLQQLEMESLGKQVTPQGQHVTQSTSAVVWGSVGTNAQHAYFQSLHQGTDVVPLEFIGVVKPAHDLNANHEALLSNLLAQAAALALGKTLDEALAEATSGTEEERRVLAAQRTFPGDRPSTVMLLDALTPESLGALIALYEHKVFMLGHLWGINAFDQWGVELGKAIARQILPALGEDGAKHAGAFDSATQALIEAIHERRTAQ; this is translated from the coding sequence ATGTCGCCCGAGCGCCGTCCGTCCTTCCTGGCAGAACACGTCGACCGTCTGGCCGGCACGCATCTTCGCGAGCTGTTGAAGGACGCCGAGCGTGGCAAGCGACTGCGCCATCGTCTTGGCCCGATCCTGCTCGACCTCAGCCGACAGAAGCTCGACCTCAAGGCGTTGAACGCCTTGGGTGCGCATGTCGAAGCCTCCGGTTGGCAGGCGGCCCGCGACGCTATGTTTGCGGGTGCACCCATCAACACGTCCGAAAACCGCGCGGTGTTGCATACCGCGCTGCGTGCTAGCGGTTCGCAACTGCGGTCACCTGCGCCGCAAGATGCGCTCACGGAAATCGAGCAGACCCTGCAGCGCATTGATGCGCTGGTGAAAGCCATGGAGCTTGGCGATGCCAGCGCCTTCGGCGTCGCTCCAGGCATCACTGATGTAGTGAATATCGGCATCGGCGGCTCGGACCTCGGGCCGCGCCTGGCGGTGCGCGCATTGGCGCCGTATCACGTGCCGGGCCTGCGTAGCCACTTCCTTACCAATGTGGACGGCCAATCGGCCTACGAGTTGATGCACCAGCTCGATCCGAAGCGCACGCTGGTTATCTTGGTGTCCAAGACGTTCACCACGCAGGAAACGCTGCTCAATGGCACTGTTTTGCGCGACTGGATCAGTCGTGCCTACGGCGGCGACAAGCCGGCTGTGTCCCGCCATTTCCTGGCGGTCAGCGCCAACGTCGCTGAGGCGGAAAAGTGGGGTGTGCCGGCCGCGCAGGTTTACCCCATGTGGGATTTCGTCGGCGGCCGTTTCTCGCTTTGGTCAGCGGTGGGGTTGTCGCTGGCGATTGCGATCGGCTCGTACAACTTCCACGAATTGCTGCGTGGCGCGGCATTGGTCGACGATCACTTCCGTTCTGCCGCGTGGTCAGAGAACCTGCCGGTGCTGCTCAGCCTGGTGGAGTACTGGAACCGTAACGCTCAGGGGCGCGGCAGCCGCGCCGTGGTGCCGTACGCGGATCTGCTGACCGACCTTACGTCCTACCTCCAGCAATTGGAGATGGAAAGTCTGGGCAAACAGGTCACGCCGCAGGGGCAGCACGTGACGCAGTCCACCTCGGCGGTAGTGTGGGGCAGCGTGGGAACCAATGCACAGCATGCCTACTTCCAGTCGTTGCACCAGGGCACGGATGTCGTGCCGCTCGAGTTCATCGGTGTTGTAAAGCCCGCGCACGATCTCAACGCCAACCACGAGGCTTTGTTGTCGAACCTGCTCGCGCAGGCAGCGGCGTTGGCGCTAGGCAAAACGCTCGACGAAGCACTGGCCGAAGCGACATCCGGTACAGAAGAAGAGCGTCGTGTGCTTGCAGCCCAACGCACCTTCCCGGGCGACCGCCCGAGCACCGTGATGCTGCTGGATGCGTTGACGCCCGAAAGCCTAGGTGCATTGATCGCTTTGTACGAACACAAGGTGTTCATGCTCGGCCATCTGTGGGGCATCAACGCGTTCGATCAGTGGGGTGTGGAGCTCGGCAAGGCAATCGCGCGACAGATTCTTCCCGCATTGGGCGAAGACGGTGCCAAGCACGCAGGCGCCTTTGATTCGGCAACGCAGGCGTTGATCGAAGCGATCCACGAGCGCCGTACCGCTCAATAA